In Bacillaceae bacterium S4-13-56, the genomic stretch ATTGTCTAATTGATAAATTGCCATTTTCTAATTCCTCCTTAATATTCATAAAAATTTATATTTATACGCCTTTATATTGCACACTTACCCACAACCGATGGGGGATAAATCATAAAATTTACCCACTAACCAATTTGATACGATTCCCTGCAGGATCAGTGGTGTAGGTTACGCCTGAAAGAGTTTCTACTCTTTCACCTAACCTCTGAATTGTTTCCCCAAGGGATGATTTTGATGGATACTGAATCGTAAAATCCTGCATACCAACACTGTTCTCACTAGGGGTGGGAACACCTACCCCATTCCATGTATTTAATCCGACATGATGATGATATTGATTCGTAGACAAAAATAATGCTTGTGATCCATAGGACATGACGACATCAAAGCCTAACAGATTTACATAAAAATCACGGGCTTTTGGAATATCATCAACATGTAAATGAATATGTCCCAGGACAGTTTCTATAGGTAGCCCATTCCATTCGTCAATAGAAACGTGAGTCAACAATTCTTCGGCATTTAAAGGTAGAGTATCCATACTAACTTCTCCATTTTTCAGCCAGTCTTCTGGAGGGCGATCACGGTAAATCTCAATTTCATTTCCATCTGGGTCAGCAAGATAAATGGCTTCACTTACTCTATGGTCTGATGCTCCCTGAAGAGGAGTTTGGTGTTCTAAAGCGTGCTTTAACCAATTGGCAAGGTCTTTTCTTGAAGGAAGCAAAATAGCCAAATGATATAACCCGGTTCGCTTCCTCTCTTTTGGAAAAATCGGATCAGGTTGAACAAGAGTTAAAAGGGCACTAGTTCCATTAGCTGTCAATTTAGCTTCCGAATCAGTTTTTTTCAATACTTTAAACCCAATCACATTTTGGTAAAACTGAAGGGCACGATCTAAATCTTGCACCTTAAGTGTCACATGACTAATAAAAGTTGCTGGGCGTGAATGAAAAGTCATGGATCCACCCCTTTCAAGTAAGACATTTAGTAAATTTAATTAACTAGATTACTTTATGTAAGTAAGTATATATTCCGCACCATAAAGTGTCAATGATTTAGCACAAAAAAAACCAGACGATTTTTTTCGTCTGGTACATGTTTAATTTCTTGCTTCAAATGCTTGCAGGATTCCTGTAATTACTTGAACTGCTTTTTCCATGTTTTCTAAAGAGATATATTCATATTTCCCATGAAAGTTTTCTCCACCAGTAAAAACATTTGGTGTTGGAAGACCCATATAAGAAAGCTGAGAACCATCTGTCCCTCCGCGAATTGGTTTTACGATAGGTTCAATTTCTAAGCTTTTCATCACATCATAGGCAACGTCAACAATCTCTTTCACAGGTTTAATTTTTTCGCCCATATTGAAATATTGGTCATTCATATCCATGGTGATCCGTTCATTTCCATATTCACTTTGAAATTCTTTGACCAACGTTTGTAATAATTCTTTTCTAGACTCAAACTTCTCCCGGTCATGATCACGAATAATATAGGATAACTTAGTCTCTTCCACATCTCCATGGAAAGAAAGGAGGTGAAAAAATCCTTCATAACCATCAGTATATTCCGGTGCTTCTTGTTCAGGTAGGCTACTATGAAGTTTCATAGCAATTTTCATTGAGTTAATCATTTTATCCTTGGCCGTACCTGGGTGAACATTATTCCCCTTGATAATAATCTTAGCGGCTGCAGCATTAAAGCTTTCATATTCTAATTCACCTAATGGTCCGCCATCAATTGTATAGGCGAAATCAGCATTAAACTTTTCTACATTAAATTTGTGTGGACCTTTTCCAATTTCCTCGTCTGGAGTGAAAGCTACTCTTATCTTTCCATGTCTAATTTCAGGATGCTGGATTAAGTAATCCATTACGGTCATAATTTCGGTAACTCCAGCCTTATTATCGGCGCCTAATAAAGTTGTTCCGTCAGTTGTTATCAACGTATGTCCTTTATAGTTTTTTAATTCAGGAAACTCTTTAGGAGAAAGAACAATATTTAGTTCATCATTTAAAAGAATATCCTGCCCATCGTAGTTGTCCACAACTCTAGGATTTACATTTTTACCAGTAAAGTCTGTTGCGGTATCAACATGTGCCAATAAACCAATGGTTGGAACATCTTTATCCGTATTAGAGGCAAGAGTGGCGAATAAATATCCGTTCTCATCTAATTCCACTTCATGCATTCCAATTTCCTTCAATTCCTCCTCTAAATGATGAAGAAGGTCCCATTGCCCTGGGGTGGAAGGGGTGGTTGTACTTTCTTCATTAGATTGTGTATCCATTTTTATATATGTAGTAAAACGCTTAAGTAGTTGTTCTTTCATTTAGTTCATCTCCATTTGTTTAAAAATCGTTTAACAATTTGCCTAGTTTTATAAATAGGTTTGGTATCTTTTCTTTTTCTATTCCATGAAGCAAGCTTACATACACTTGTGAGTAATACCATTTCTGACTCTCTTTTCCTCTTTTAAAGGAAGCCCACATCTCCTCCCCCATTAACTTTTCCTTTTCAATGGCAGAAGACAAGTTGTCGATTTTATCTGCGCATACAACTAGCTTGGCATCCAAAGGAGCATTTTTTATAGTTTCAATGGTGTGTTGCTTCCTTTCTTCCCATGGAAGAGTTTTATCTGGTTCAGAAGCATACTCCACTAACTCTGCCACATAAGGACCAAATAAATCCCTAATTTCCTTTAGTGTACCATCGGTATCTTCTACGACATCATGCAATAGTCCGGCAACAACTGTATCTTCATTATAGCCCTCGTGTAAAAGTAACATTCCGACGGCAAAGGGATGGGAAATGTAGGGGATTTGATCGGTTTTTCGTATCTGTCCTTGGTGCTTTTTTGTAGCATAATCTATAGCTTTCCTAATTTTTTTCAAACTTCACACCTCTTCAACAGAATAATTCCACTAGCATAACTATCATATAACAGGGGGAGGAAGAGATAAAGAATTATTGCTACAATAGGCTGTGCCCTGTTATAGAATAACGTATTTTAAAGCGTGTAGGAGGGTTTATTTTTTTTATTTATACAAATAATATATTCATACTAGATTTAGGAGGATATGGATGAGAAATAGTATAAAAACGGCTGTAGATCAACAAATAATCACTAAACAAAAAAATATAATGGAAACGTTCGTTTCTATCATCCGAAACTAGTGAGGACCATGAGAAAGAATTACGAAGCTTTACTTTGGAGTATTGCTTTACCAGGCTTTGGCCAATTTATTAACCAAAAGATTATTAAAGGAATTGTATTCTTATTTTTAGAATTTGTAATTAATGTAAGAAGTAATTTTAATATGGCCATATTATATTCATTTAATGGGGAATTTGTAAATGCTGACTTGGTTCTAGATTATCAATGGTTAATGTTTTATCCTTGCTTGTACATGTTTTCTCTTTGGGATGCTTATCGGGATGCTAATGAAATCGAACAACCATATGGGTACCTCCCTTTAGCTTTTGGAGCATATTCCGTTACCGTTGGATTAATGATATTCAGAAAAGTATCGATCTTTGGGGTCAATATTGGACCTGTTTTTACCCCGATGGCATTTCTTCTTCCCGGCTTATTAATTGGCTATTTGTTACGAAAAATATTGATAGCTTCTCATGAAAAAAAGGATTGAACTGAAAAGGGAACAGTGAAAAAAAGGTCCTGGACTATTACAAGACCTTTTTCTTATAGCTTCAGGGCGTTTGCGCTTTTTTTAATTCCCTACATATCTGGAATAGAGTGATTTTGCTTTTGTTATATCGTCTGTACCTTGAATTAAGACGCGCCCATCTTTAAAGAACACCATCGTTGTCTCATCATTTGGAGAAAAACGAAGAAGGAATGGGTTAGACTCTATTTTCCCACTGCCTAACAGTCTTTCTTTCATGGCCTGTAAGTCCATACTCGTATTTTTGTTGCTATTGATTTGTATGGAATCACGTCCACATAAAAAGGCGTATGTCTCCTGATCTGTTTGATTGTCCAAAAATTCAAAGTGTTTTTTTCCACAAGCAGGGCATTCTGGATTTCTTCCCTTAGAGATGTTCATTTGAAAAGAGGAACTATTCCATATATCAAATTCCTCAAGATTTGGGTTAGTTGGAGCTCCAACTAATACTTTTAATGCCTCCGCCGCTTCAAAGGATCCAATAATATCTGTAATGGGAGAGATAACTCCAATCGTATCACAGGTTTCGCCTAACCCTTGTGGTGGATCTGGAAATAGACAACGGTAACAAGGTCCCTCATTTGGCAGTATGGCTGCAAACATACCCCGTGAACTTACTGCACCTCCATAAATCCATGGTATCTGGTGTTTAACAGCCACATCATTAATTAAGTATCGTGTAGCAAAATTGTCCGTACCATCCACAATAACATCAACGTCTTTTAGTAGGTCCTCGGCATTGTTAGGGTTTAAATCAGAAATAATTCCTTCTACCTGAACTCCAGAATTGATTTTCTTAAGTTTATTTGTCGCTGCAACTACCTTTGGTAAATTTTCATTTGCATCTTCTTCATCAAATAGAGTTTGCCGTTGAAGATTGGATGTTTCTACGAAATCGCGGTCTATCAATCGCACATATCCGACACCAGACCGAACGAGATGATTAGCTATTACTGTTCCTAGAGCACCTACTCCAACCACAGCAGCTCTACTAGTTAGAAGTTTTTGTTGCCCCTCTTTTCCTATAGGTTGGAATAGAATTTGACGAGAATATCGTTCGTACATAATCCACCTCACAAAACTGACATATAACTTTATTATAAATCATATACTTTTGTATGAAAACAGACCCTGTAAAACTTTT encodes the following:
- a CDS encoding VOC family protein yields the protein MTFHSRPATFISHVTLKVQDLDRALQFYQNVIGFKVLKKTDSEAKLTANGTSALLTLVQPDPIFPKERKRTGLYHLAILLPSRKDLANWLKHALEHQTPLQGASDHRVSEAIYLADPDGNEIEIYRDRPPEDWLKNGEVSMDTLPLNAEELLTHVSIDEWNGLPIETVLGHIHLHVDDIPKARDFYVNLLGFDVVMSYGSQALFLSTNQYHHHVGLNTWNGVGVPTPSENSVGMQDFTIQYPSKSSLGETIQRLGERVETLSGVTYTTDPAGNRIKLVSG
- the pepT gene encoding peptidase T, producing the protein MKEQLLKRFTTYIKMDTQSNEESTTTPSTPGQWDLLHHLEEELKEIGMHEVELDENGYLFATLASNTDKDVPTIGLLAHVDTATDFTGKNVNPRVVDNYDGQDILLNDELNIVLSPKEFPELKNYKGHTLITTDGTTLLGADNKAGVTEIMTVMDYLIQHPEIRHGKIRVAFTPDEEIGKGPHKFNVEKFNADFAYTIDGGPLGELEYESFNAAAAKIIIKGNNVHPGTAKDKMINSMKIAMKLHSSLPEQEAPEYTDGYEGFFHLLSFHGDVEETKLSYIIRDHDREKFESRKELLQTLVKEFQSEYGNERITMDMNDQYFNMGEKIKPVKEIVDVAYDVMKSLEIEPIVKPIRGGTDGSQLSYMGLPTPNVFTGGENFHGKYEYISLENMEKAVQVITGILQAFEARN
- a CDS encoding HD domain-containing protein, giving the protein MKKIRKAIDYATKKHQGQIRKTDQIPYISHPFAVGMLLLHEGYNEDTVVAGLLHDVVEDTDGTLKEIRDLFGPYVAELVEYASEPDKTLPWEERKQHTIETIKNAPLDAKLVVCADKIDNLSSAIEKEKLMGEEMWASFKRGKESQKWYYSQVYVSLLHGIEKEKIPNLFIKLGKLLNDF
- a CDS encoding ThiF family adenylyltransferase encodes the protein MYERYSRQILFQPIGKEGQQKLLTSRAAVVGVGALGTVIANHLVRSGVGYVRLIDRDFVETSNLQRQTLFDEEDANENLPKVVAATNKLKKINSGVQVEGIISDLNPNNAEDLLKDVDVIVDGTDNFATRYLINDVAVKHQIPWIYGGAVSSRGMFAAILPNEGPCYRCLFPDPPQGLGETCDTIGVISPITDIIGSFEAAEALKVLVGAPTNPNLEEFDIWNSSSFQMNISKGRNPECPACGKKHFEFLDNQTDQETYAFLCGRDSIQINSNKNTSMDLQAMKERLLGSGKIESNPFLLRFSPNDETTMVFFKDGRVLIQGTDDITKAKSLYSRYVGN